Within bacterium, the genomic segment CGTACTCGCCGGCTTCGACGTACAGCTCGCTGTAATCGCCGGCCGGCTGAGCAACGTCGCTCTCCTGGGCCTTGTGGAGGACGGGGAAGAGCACCGACGCGAAGACCTGGCGTTTCTCTCCGGGCACGAGCTTGGGGATGCGGGCCGCGTATCGCCTGACGAAGGCCGGTAGCTGAGTCGTCGCCGTGTGGTAATCGCTGTCCTGGGCGAGATCGACATAGAGCCATCCGCCTTTGGGAAAGTGTGTGGCTTCGACCTCGAATCGGGAGTGATAGACGAGCCCCGCCTGCTCAGCCAGAAAGGGCTGGCGCATCAGGTAGGCGAAGACTTTTCCCCAGCTGACGGCATTGGTGCTGCGCTCGAAGCCGGGCACGAACTGGGCTTCCTTGATGGCGCAGTGGTAGCTCTGGTCGGTGACCAGGTTCCTGTGGCGCGGCCGCGTGAAGTGAAAGGCCTTGCGATAGCTCCGCGGCAGGTACTTCTTGACCGTCAGCTCCGTCACCCGGGCGTCGGAGGGCTTGAGCTTCTTGTTCTGGGCGAGTTGCTGGAGGGCAAGGTTCGAGTTCTCGGTCAATTCGGCGATCTCGAGCTCCGGAACGGCCGCAAGCGCTTCGAAGATAGCCCGCGGATCGGCCGGCGCCAGGACCTCCAAGGGAGTCTTGACCGATGGGAAGTTGTGGGGGTGGTCGATCAGGCTGTCGAAGATGCTCGCGGTAAAGGAGAGCTGCGCGTCCGCGAAGGCCGGCACCGGGTCGGTGATGCTCGGGTGGCCGACGATGGCGTCGGCCAGCGGATTCTGGTCGCGGGGCATGAAGACAATATTGAGGCTCAGTACTTCGCCGTCGAAGAACTGCGGGAAGGTCAGGATGGAGAATCTTTGATCGTCGTTCATCGCGGGTTCCTCAGGCGATCTGTCGCTGCTCGCTCCAGGAGGTTTCGAAGCTGATGTTGATGACCAGGAAGATGCTGATGTCGAGCCCAAAGGTGACCTGGCACGCGAGGTCGGCACGAGACTTGTTGCCCGGCAGCGCCTTCCTGGAAACCGTGCCCTTGGCCTCGATGCGGATGGTGATGCCGATCAGGCCGCCCAGAATCTCCGCGTGTCCCTCGAAGAGCATGAAGGCGGTGACCTCGACGATGCCGCTGGCGGCGAAGATCTCGACACCCACGACGAACAGGACGCTGACGTTGCCGGCGACCGGCAAGCCGACGACAACCTGGGCGCCGAAACCGAACTTCATGCGCAGGGACGGGCCGATCTTGGTGTCGGCGGCGATGTCGAGATTGACCTGGCCGATGGCGTAGATGGTGGCCGCCGACAGCGAGACGCACATCACCGACAGCCGGCCGTAGAAGCCCAGAAGGCCGCCGGCGCTCGGCAGAAGCTCATTGGCGTCGTTGGTGACCTTGAGCGCGGCGTTGAAGTAGGCGCCCAGCTTGAGGCCCGCTTCCAGCTTGAACGGCGCATTGGGATCGTTGTAGAGGGCACCGGGGGGAAAACGCAGCACCGGGATTTCCTTGGAGGCCTCGAACTTGTACTCCCAGGTACCGGCCTTGTTGCTCATGGCGAGCTTGAGGCCATTGCCTACGGCGCCGGCGTAGTCTCCCTGCTGGATTTTCTGCAGGATCTCGAGAATCTCGATGACCGGCTTGAGCTCGTCCGCCCACACCAGATCCGGTTGCGGATAGGCGGCTTCCGAGCCCTTCTTCGAGTCCCAGTTGCCGCGAATGGTCACCAGGCGCTTGATGCCGGCCAGATCCAATACCAGACCGATCTTGCTCATCTGGCTCTTCCAGGTTTCCGCTGGATTCTGAGCCATAGATTTGATGTCGAAATCGAGTTTTCCCGGAGTCGTTCCCTGCTTGTACTCGATGTAGATCCGGAACTTGCCGTCGCCGAGATCGATCAGGTTGAATTCGTCGGGGAGCTCGAACGGGGTCGTCTTCCTGAGGAGATCGAAGCCCTGCTCGGCGGCGTTCTCGAACGCACCGGTGATGTCCATCAGCTTGTAGACGGTCTGGCCGACGTCCTGGAGGCTTCCCGGATCGAACTCGTTGCCCTTGTCGAGCAGCGAGATGGCGTCGCCGAAGTCGTTCTCGGCGTCGCCGACGTTGGGAAAGACGGCCTTGGAGTTGACGATCCGGAAGGCGTCGACAAAGAGCGGCGGGGTCTTGCTGAGGAGCTTCTTGACCCCTTTTTCGAAGGACGGCGTCAGGAACAGGGCCTTCTGGGTGTCGGTGCTCTGCAGAAAGCCGTAGTTGAGCGTGTCGTCGGCGGGCGAGCGCAGCAGTTCGGCAGGATTGGCGATCCGCAGCAGGACACTCGCGGGGGAGGGATTCACTGGCAGCCCGGGATCGTTCTGGGGCAGCTTGCCCTCGCGGACGACGGGAACGCTCAGATTGGCGGGGACCGGACTGACCTCGCCGGTGTCGCGCTCGTGCTTCACCATCGACCACGAGCCGTCCTTGGGCAGCAGCACGCTGCCGCGGCCCGCTGCGGCGAAGACGATGCCGCCGGTGGAGGAGACCGAGTTGTTGAAGTCGAATCGGCTGAGGCGCATCTTCTGGCTCGTTTCGGCCAGATCGATCTCACAGTCGATGGGGCCGCCGATCGAGCCAAGCTGGACGATGACGATGTTCTTCAGCGTCTCCGCGTTGATTGGGATGCCCCTGGGCTTCACCTGGACGTAGCCGACAATCTTCTTCGATGGCACGACGTCCTTGTCATTGCCGTCGATCTTCTTGGTGGTGAACCCGGTTACCGTATTCTCGATCTCGACGTCAGCGTCGAAATAGACGGGTTGCAGCTCGTACTCCAGGGTCGTGGCCTGATCCTTGTACACACCCTCGTCGTCGACGAACCCGTCGGCGGCCATGTTCCCCTTCGCGAGGGCAATCTCCTCGGTCTCGATAATGTTCTGGACGTTGTAGAGGCCCGTGATGATCCCCGGATGGATCTCGAACGGCGAGTCTTCTCGCTCGGAATCCTGGTCCGGATCGCGAGTGACCCAGTAGCTGAAGTCGAACTCGCCGTTGCTTTCCGCCCGCCATCCCGAGTCGGTGCGGTAGACGTAGGCACTCCCCTCCTTGTAGATGGTGATCGTGCGCACGACCTGGATCCCCCAGGGATAGATCATGCTTTTGACCTGAATGACCTCATGGGCACAGCGACCCACAAAGATGTCGAAGCTCGTCTGGCTGGTCTCGGCGAAGGCGGCCTTCGGGTTCAGCCAGTTGCTGAAACAGCTGGCTCCGTAGCCGCTGAGGTCGATGCGCGTCAGAGGGACGCCGCGTCCGCGGATCAGCTGGGGCGGATCGCCCAAGAACTCCTCGTTGAAGATGATCGTGACGGTCCGCCCCAGGGTGCTGGTACCGGTACTTTGGCCGGCGAGATTCCGCACGTTGTTGAGCTGAACCGTGCTGCCCTTGAACAGGTCGCTCTGGCCCTGAATCAGAGCCTCGCCGGCGTTGAGCTGTAGCTGTAGCCCGCCCTTGATGTCTCCGTCGAAATCCTCGGCGTTGAGCAGAAGGTCGGTGCCCCTGCGCGTGCTCGTGGTGCCCTTTTCTTCGTCGACGTAGGTGTACTGATCCTGCAGCACCGCGAGCGCCTTCAGGCCGAAGGGGAGGGTCAGGAACGCATAGGCCGCAAAAGTGTCCGGGTGCTCATCGAAGCCACCGATGAGGTAGTCGGCTAGGGGCAGCGGTGCCAGCGCGACCGTGTTCTCGCTGACGTTGAGGATCTGCATCGGCCCGCCGTCGTTGGGGTAGTAGTTGGGCCCCTTCGGCGGGTCGCCCGTGACAAATGCCTGGCTCAGGTTGCGGACCGGCTCCCAGGAGATCTGAGGAACCGTGAAGGCCTTGACGTTGTATCCCTGGCTGACGACGTCGACGCCTTCGACCTGGATGGGGAAGGGAGAGCCGGTCGTGGCCACCGGGACATGGGTCGTCCTGCCGTGGGTGCGCAGGCCACGGAAGTCGAAGCTGACGCCGAAGAGGTCGGCCTTGGTGCTGACGTCGAGCAGAGCAAAGATGTTCCGGCGATAGACCAGCGTCGCCTTGTCCCAGATGTCTTCATAGTCCGGCAGTGGCGGGTATTCATCCCCTGTAAAGACCGCCTCGAGCCGGGTGCTCGTGGCTCGAAGCGAACCCTGATCCTCGGCCCCGGCGCTCGCAACACCGCGGTTGTGCATCGCGATGGCGTTGCTGATCTCGCTGTTGAGGCGGAGGAGTGGGACGGCGTCGGCGCCATCCGGCGGAGCGGCCTCGCTCGAGACCGCGTTCGCGGAGCCGCCCGCCGCAGGACCCGAGTCCTCGGAGGCGTCCTCGTCACCGTCTTCCAGCGAGATGCCCGCGAACTGGTTGATCAGTGGCGCGAAATGGAAGGAGACCTCGACATCGTCGCCGGCGTCTTCGTCGGCACCCGCCTGCCACCGGACGCGGCAGACCAGCCAGGCTGTGATCCCTGCTCCGGCCAGGAAGCCCGCGCCGACGGCAGTGCTCGGCACGTCCTTGCGCCCGCGGATCTGCCGGCGCAAGACCCCGAGATTGGCCGCATAGGGGTCGGGCAGGGTCGGGAGATAGGCGTAGAGACCGAAGGTCAGGAACAGAAAGGCGTTCTCGACCTTGCTGAAATCGTCGGTCAAGGAGCCGAAGAGCAGGCAGCCATTGGCCTGCGTCACTTTGAAGAGAGCGTTCGTCAATGCCAGGGACATTGGCTCGGGAATCACAGGGTCCTGGTTGTTGAGCAGGGCGGCGTCTTGAATCAGGTTGTCGTCGAAGAGATAGATCAGGTTCCCGCCCGGCGTGACCGCCAGCACCAGAAGAGAGTGCAGGGAGCGCACGGCCGGCGGCTCGCCACTGACCTCGACCGGCCGGTCGATCTGGAAGTCGGCGTTGGCGAAGGTCATCAGCAGCTCGATGCCGTTGGCGCCGCTGGCGTAGAAAAATAGCGCCGGCAGGGGGAAGGCGAGCACGACAGTCGTACCGAACTGGTTGAGATCGTCCTGCCACAGCTCGAGCGTCTGCTGGGCGTGGGGATTGCCGCCAGTCAGGTCGGCCAGGAAGATCAGCCCGGGGCTGACCAGAAAGACCGGATTCGCTAGCTGGAGTCCACCCCCCTCGAGCCCCTGCCAGGCGTCCGCCAGACCCGCCTTGGTCTGAACCAGCATGGCCCCGGTCCCCGAGGCCTCGGTGGGCTGGCTGACGTCGATGGTGGCGACCGAGAGCGCCCACGCGCTTCTGATGATCTCCGCCCGGCCGCTCAGGGCGTGGGCCTGAGATCGGCACTCGCGGACCTCGAGGGCTTCCGCCGACGCGGCGAACGGAAAGACCACTCGCTGGAGCAACGGATCGTAGGTAGTCTGGGCATCGGACTTCCAGGCGAAGCCGAGCTCCTGCTCATAGAGCTCCCACCTGGCGTCGCCGACCTCATCGATCGTGCGGCCGTGCCCTGAAAAGTGGAACGAGAGCTTGTCCGGAAGCTCGAGCTTCAGGTGTCGGGCGTCCGCGCCGTGGGGCACCTCGTCGTTGGCGTCTTTGACCTCGGCCTGGTCGAGGTCGAGGTCAACGGTAATCGTCGTATTGGCTGCCACCGTCAGCTTGCCGTTCTCCTCCACTGCCGTTGCATTCACGCCGACCCGGCCGCCGTCGATGGCCAGTCCGACGTAGGTGCCGGTCGGAGCGTTAGGGGCAAGAAAGCGGGCGTTGATCCAGATACTCCCCTTGGCCAGCGAGTAGACCTTTGAATACCGGACCGGTTTGGCGGCCCTGCCGGTGCTGGGACGACCCCTTCGCAACTTGAACAAGAGCACAGGCTCGGTCACGCCCTGGATGTAGAGCGCCACGAGCTTTACGATCGGGTAGAAATCAAACCAGAATTGACGTCCATCCTTGTGGGCGAAGGGTCCGATCGAGCGGCTCGCCCTGGCGCCGGCGGCCCACGGTGGGACCGAGCCATGAAGCAAGGGCTCACGCAGGGGAACCTCCCTGACGAACATGCGGTACTGCGGCTTTTCGGTGCCGTCAGCGATCCTGTCGGCCAGGTGGTCCAGGGCCTCGAATCGCTGCTTTGGAATGGTCTCGTCGAAGAAGAGATCGGCCTTGCCGATCGAGAAGTCACTCTGGATCACGGCGCTCCGGTCCTCGGGGAGGTCCGCCTCGGCCATGGCCCTGGTGAGCGAGTCGAAAGCGCGTTGCTGCTCTTCTGACTCGATGACGAGGTGTCCAGCCAGCTGACGCAGGGTCTTCTGGAGGCGTCGTTTTCTCATGAGAAGCCGCCTTACTTCTATCGTTGAGAACAAACCTTACGGGAGGCGCCATCACGAGAGGCGACACCAAATTCGTGATTGGCGACGGGAGGTCGGAACTCTTGACGGCCGCACTTACGGCCGCGGCGTCACAGTGCGATCGCGTGCTTTCGGTAGCGGCGCGGCGTTACCCCGGTGCATCTCTTGAAGGACCGTTCGAAGGTCCGCAGGCTGTGGAAGCCGGCCTGAGAAGCGACGATCGAGATCGGGTGATTGCGACTTCTCAGCAGGGCCATGGCCCGACTCACCCGCACCAGCGTCAGCCAGTCTCGGAATCGGACGCCGGTCTTCTCCCGGAAGAAGGTGGAAAAGTACTTCTCCTCGAGCGCCGCGACCTCGGCGACCGCCTTGCGCGAGATGTCTTCGGCGTAGTGCGCTTGAACGAACCGCTCCACCCGCTTCAACCGATTGAAGTAGGAAAACGCGTTGCGGTTGATGCTAGCCGGGTCGATCGCGCCCATGTCGAGAGTCGTGACGCCACGGACATGGGAAAGCGCCGGTCCATCGCGGAGCCGGGCTCGCGCCACCCATCCGTAGCCGCCGAACCGCTGAAATTCTCTACCGTAAGGGATGATAGCCCAGCCCGGTGAGCTGTCAAGACGAAGAAACCCTCTCTGCGGAAGCAAGTCGTTTCCTCAGGCGGATTCTGCGTGGTCCGTGAAGGAGGACCTGATTCGCGGTAGATACGGCAGAGATATGGTGGCAGCCTACTTGCCTGTCTTAAGGAGGATCAGCGGGCAAAGCTGGAGCTGCATCTCTTGTCACCGATCGCCAAGCGCCTCCATCAAGCGCACGACTTCTTCCGTCCAGAGCTGCTCGAGCTCCGCGGCAAAGCCGGTCTGCCGGTAACGGATTGTGCCCGATGTGTCGATGATCCAGTTGTCCGGAATGCGGAAGCCGCCTTCTCGTTCCTCGATGAAGTCTGTGGCGAGAAGGGTTGGAAAGGTGTAGTCCATCCGCTCCAAGAACGGCGCGACGAGGCCTGGATTTCGGTCTACGTTGAGCGTAAGCACCATCAGGTCGTCCCGCTCGCGGAATTGCTCGAACAGTCGATCGATGATCGGCAGCTCCGCGTGACACGGTCCGCACCAGGTTGCCCACACGTTGACCAAGGTCACCTTGCCCTCGAGATCCGACAATCGCCAGGTCTTGCCGTCGATGGCCGCGAGCTCGAGGTCGACGAGCTCCTCTTCGACCTCTTTCCACGGCACGACGTCGCCGGATTCGATCAC encodes:
- a CDS encoding helix-turn-helix transcriptional regulator produces the protein MARARLRDGPALSHVRGVTTLDMGAIDPASINRNAFSYFNRLKRVERFVQAHYAEDISRKAVAEVAALEEKYFSTFFREKTGVRFRDWLTLVRVSRAMALLRSRNHPISIVASQAGFHSLRTFERSFKRCTGVTPRRYRKHAIAL